The Ensifer adhaerens genome contains a region encoding:
- a CDS encoding MFS transporter: protein MPNPPRDTLPPAFKRIGWSNLFAQFSEQMALAAAPLAAVLLLAAGPAETGWLQMAQTLPFLLLSIPAGLVADRASRRRLMVSSEMLRALSLVATLLLMLGGLLSLPLLAVMGFVGAIGTVCYNVAAPALVPAIVPRHQLADANRWLELARSLAYSGGPAIGGAIVAWTGASLAYVAATSLSLLSVVLLAGLGDQQQPTAPRRNLLQDLAEGARFLGGHPLLRPILVTAIVFNTAWFVLQAVYVAYAIQTLGLTATGVGITLGIYGAGMMIGAFAAPAIARRIPFGLMIALGPLGGLTAAAVMLSTIWIPSGALAGLSFFLFGAGPVLWSIATLTLRQAVTPNAMLGRVSAFITTATFGARPIGAALGAVVATRFGVEACLAVAAVGFLIQFLVIIASGVPQLRALPEAA, encoded by the coding sequence ATGCCAAACCCACCACGCGACACCCTGCCACCGGCCTTCAAGCGCATCGGCTGGTCCAACCTGTTCGCACAGTTTTCCGAGCAGATGGCGCTGGCCGCCGCTCCGCTCGCCGCCGTGCTTCTGCTCGCCGCAGGCCCTGCGGAAACCGGATGGCTGCAGATGGCGCAGACGCTGCCATTCCTTCTGCTCTCCATTCCCGCCGGTCTCGTTGCCGACCGCGCATCGCGGCGCAGGCTGATGGTCTCCTCGGAAATGCTGCGCGCGCTGTCGCTGGTTGCCACGCTGTTGCTGATGCTCGGCGGCCTGCTGTCGCTGCCGCTGCTCGCCGTCATGGGCTTCGTCGGCGCCATTGGCACGGTCTGCTACAATGTCGCCGCCCCAGCCCTGGTGCCGGCGATCGTGCCCCGTCACCAACTCGCCGACGCCAATCGCTGGCTGGAGCTCGCCCGCAGTCTCGCCTATTCCGGCGGACCGGCGATCGGCGGCGCGATCGTCGCATGGACCGGCGCATCGCTCGCCTATGTCGCCGCCACATCCCTGTCCCTTCTCTCTGTCGTCCTGCTCGCCGGCCTTGGCGACCAGCAGCAACCGACCGCTCCCAGGCGCAACCTCCTTCAGGATCTCGCCGAAGGCGCCCGGTTCCTGGGCGGCCACCCGCTGCTCAGGCCCATTCTGGTGACCGCCATCGTCTTCAACACGGCCTGGTTCGTGCTGCAGGCGGTCTATGTCGCCTATGCCATTCAGACCCTCGGGCTGACGGCGACCGGCGTCGGCATCACGCTTGGCATCTATGGCGCCGGCATGATGATCGGCGCCTTCGCAGCCCCCGCCATTGCGCGCCGGATCCCCTTCGGCCTGATGATCGCCCTCGGCCCGCTCGGCGGGTTGACGGCTGCGGCCGTGATGCTCTCGACCATCTGGATTCCCTCAGGCGCCCTTGCCGGTCTGAGCTTCTTCCTGTTCGGCGCCGGCCCGGTGCTCTGGTCGATCGCCACGCTCACTTTGCGGCAGGCCGTCACCCCCAATGCGATGCTCGGGCGCGTATCGGCCTTCATCACCACCGCCACCTTCGGCGCCCGGCCGATCGGTGCAGCGCTCGGCGCCGTCGTCGCCACACGCTTCGGCGTCGAGGCGTGCCTTGCCGTCGCAGCGGTCGGTTTCCTCATCCAGTTCCTCGTCATCATCGCTTCCGGCGTACCGCAATTGCGGGCGCTGCCCGAGGCCGCGTAG
- a CDS encoding autotransporter assembly complex protein TamA has protein sequence MSPPRSSIAYWKAATSLAVAFSCALGPLSAEKAYAFKLFGMKFFESDEEEAPVIDPVNYTLTFDAGTEDKELKEALENSSQLVQGQEKPVSGDLGLAIRARDDRDRLLAALYEKARYGGTIAIRINGQDIDSLPPDPSFPDGKPIPVTVTVTPGPVFNVGSVKFEGDAAGFSPADYGLPGGARADSTLIIKAGEKVVNDLREQGRPLAKLTERSAVANHANSTVDIVIGASGGPVAPVGEVSVDGTKTVDPGFVRDYSRLNEGRPYSPADIRKASERLRQLGVFSSVTIKEANALSPDGSLPMKIEVSEGKHKYFGFGAQVSTTDGLGLSGYWGHRNLFGRAESLRIEGSVDRIGETKELDKLDYSVGILFAKPGAFGPASTFTASVKANIQDPDAYRAKILTAAAGATFELSDTDTVSGGGELSWANIDDAFGSNSYLTAAIPLEYVRDTRNDKLNATEGYRAMINAKPSYEIKGQTFFSSFEASASGYHALGDEKRFVLAGKIGAGILVGGSGLEDIPANRRFYLGGGGSVRGYSYQEIGPRNSDNEETGGRSYVNASLEARIAITDTIGVVPFIDAGTVSAKTTPDFSDIRAGAGIGLRYATPFGPIRLDFAVPLNKYPGGTKYGIYAGIGQSF, from the coding sequence ATGTCCCCACCACGGTCGAGTATTGCGTACTGGAAGGCAGCGACTTCGCTTGCTGTTGCCTTTTCGTGCGCGCTCGGCCCGCTTTCCGCCGAGAAGGCCTATGCCTTCAAGCTCTTCGGCATGAAGTTTTTCGAGAGCGACGAGGAAGAGGCGCCGGTCATCGACCCGGTCAACTATACCCTCACCTTCGACGCCGGCACCGAAGACAAGGAACTGAAGGAAGCGCTGGAAAACAGCTCGCAGCTCGTGCAGGGCCAGGAAAAGCCTGTCTCCGGCGATCTTGGCCTGGCAATTCGGGCGCGTGACGACCGCGACCGGCTGCTTGCCGCACTCTACGAAAAGGCCCGCTACGGCGGCACCATCGCGATCCGCATCAACGGCCAGGATATCGACAGTCTGCCGCCGGATCCGTCTTTCCCGGATGGCAAGCCGATTCCGGTCACCGTCACCGTGACGCCGGGTCCGGTCTTCAACGTCGGTTCCGTCAAGTTCGAAGGCGATGCGGCCGGTTTCAGTCCCGCTGATTACGGCCTGCCCGGCGGCGCGCGTGCCGATTCCACCTTGATCATCAAGGCCGGCGAAAAGGTCGTGAACGATCTGCGCGAGCAGGGTCGCCCCCTGGCCAAGCTCACCGAACGCAGCGCTGTCGCCAACCACGCCAACTCGACCGTCGACATCGTCATCGGCGCCAGCGGCGGCCCGGTTGCCCCAGTCGGCGAAGTCAGCGTCGACGGAACGAAGACCGTCGACCCGGGTTTCGTGCGCGACTACTCACGCCTCAACGAAGGCCGTCCCTATTCGCCCGCGGACATCCGCAAAGCCTCCGAGCGCCTGCGCCAGCTCGGCGTCTTCTCGAGCGTCACCATCAAGGAAGCCAATGCGCTTTCGCCCGATGGATCTCTCCCGATGAAGATCGAGGTGTCCGAAGGCAAGCACAAGTATTTCGGCTTCGGCGCCCAGGTCTCGACCACCGACGGCCTCGGGCTTTCGGGCTACTGGGGACACCGCAACCTTTTCGGCCGCGCCGAATCGCTGCGCATCGAAGGATCGGTCGACCGCATCGGCGAGACCAAGGAACTGGACAAGCTCGACTATTCGGTTGGCATCCTGTTTGCCAAACCCGGTGCCTTCGGCCCGGCTTCCACCTTTACCGCGAGCGTCAAGGCCAACATCCAGGACCCAGACGCCTACCGCGCCAAGATCCTGACGGCAGCGGCCGGCGCCACCTTCGAGCTCTCGGACACCGACACCGTCTCAGGCGGCGGCGAGCTCAGCTGGGCCAACATCGACGACGCCTTCGGCTCGAACTCCTATCTGACGGCCGCGATCCCGCTCGAATATGTGCGCGATACCCGCAACGACAAGCTGAACGCGACCGAAGGCTACCGGGCGATGATCAACGCCAAGCCGAGCTACGAAATCAAGGGGCAGACCTTCTTCTCGTCCTTCGAAGCCTCGGCATCCGGTTACCATGCGCTCGGCGACGAGAAGCGCTTCGTGCTTGCCGGCAAGATCGGCGCCGGCATACTCGTCGGCGGCAGCGGGCTCGAAGACATTCCTGCCAACCGCCGCTTCTACCTCGGCGGTGGCGGCTCGGTACGCGGCTATTCCTACCAGGAGATCGGCCCGCGCAATTCCGACAACGAGGAGACCGGCGGACGTTCCTATGTCAACGCCTCGCTCGAAGCCCGCATCGCCATCACCGACACGATCGGGGTTGTTCCCTTCATCGACGCCGGTACGGTGTCTGCGAAGACGACGCCGGATTTCTCCGACATCCGCGCCGGCGCCGGCATCGGCCTGCGTTACGCCACGCCCTTCGGCCCGATCCGCCTCGACTTTGCCGTTCCGCTTAACAAATATCCCGGCGGCACCAAGTACGGCATCTATGCCGGTATCGGCCAATCCTTCTGA